The genomic region GCCCGCCCCAGCGGCTCCTGCAGATCGTTCCGACTTGGGACGAATAGAAACCTGAGCTCAGTTGTTGGCTACGGATCGGCGTGATCACGGTCGATCCGGTGGATGCGCCTCACGTTGCGTGAGGTGTCTCCATGGACTCGACCAGATCGTGCACATCCCGGTCGTGTCCTGAGCGCGAGGCCACGCCACCTGCCCCGCATAACCCACGCAAGATACGCAATCGCCAACTTCTCGTTGCAAATGCACAGCCGTGATAGACTCATACCCATCTCTCGTGAGCTATGTCCACGGTAGAAAATGGCACCTCGGCCATTTAGACGCTTTGGGACAGCCTGGGACAGTTGGGACAATCCGGTGGAGGTGATGGCGAAGTTGCTCTTCAACGATGTGATGAAGGCCGTCTACCCGCACCTGCGCGGCACCCGGAACACAGCCGACTTCATGCGCAACATGATCGAACGGCTATGCGCCGTCCCTGAGGAGCACTGGTTCACGCCCCGAGGTAGGACACCGGATCAGGACTACAAGGATGAATCCCTGCGGAAGTTCTATAGTCGCGGGATCACGAAAAAGCTGGCGCGCGCCATGCTCGCTAATCCCACCCGCGACAACTTCGTCGCTTCCCTCAACTACGTCGATGACATCGAGACGCAGTCAGTCGAGGAGGTCAAGGCGGCGCTGGCTCGCAGTATCCAGCCGTTTACCGGCGAAGATGTCGACGAATTAAATGTTGGCGACGTGTTGTTCGACTTGATCCAGCAAGCGTTGGAGTTCGTTGTCAACCCGGAATTAGAGAATGACCGTAAGCTCCAGCGAGCCACGGCGGTGTCGGATGCCGTCAAGGGCAAGCTCGGTTCTCGCCTGTTGGAGGAGTGCAAGTACACCTGCTCACGCACCGGCTGCGGCAAGCACCTCCAGCCCGTCACCGACGACGGCGCGACAGCTCCGCTCTATGCGATTGGACGAATTGAAGGCGAAGCGCGTACTTACGAGAATCTGGTCGCGCTGTGTCCGGACTGCTTCCACGCCTACACGCTCAACCACAAGAAATCCGACGCAAAAGACCTGGGGCGCAATAAGAAGGCACAAGTCGACGCAGCCCAGGCACGCAAGACACTGACCACGGTCGATATTGAACGTGGCATCAGCAAGGTCGTCGAGAAGCTCGGCAACGCCAACCCCAAAGAATTCGAGCCGCTGAACTTCGACCCAGTCGCAGTCAAGGACAAGATCGACCAGTCAGTCGACGTGTTCGTGTACGACGAAGTATTCATGCACGTCACGCGATACTTCAGGTTTATCGAGAAAGAGCTGCAGGAGCAGGCTCGGCTCAAGACGTTTGATGATGGGTTGTTGCGAGCCGAGATCAGAGCCTCGTACACGAAGCTCGCCGACAAGGGGTACGCGAAACAGCGGATCCATGAAGCCCTGACCATTCGGCTCAGTCAGATCACAAAACAGGATGCCCGCTACTGCGCTTACGTGACCTCCTACTTCGTCCAGTCCTGTGAGGTGTTCGATGCTGCTTCCTAACAAGTTGTTTGCCTACCAGGACACGGTGCTGCCCCTGCTTCCGACGATCCTAAGGCTCCTGGACACCCCGAAGACCCCGAATGAACTTGCCGTCGCCCTTGCCCCCGTCACGACGGATCCAATCCGGCTGATTGATGCGCTCGACTGTCTCTACGCCCTCGGCAAGGTCACGCTCAGTGAGGAAGGAGCACTGGAGCGATGCTGAAGCAGATCAGTTGTGACTTGTTCAAAGAAGGTGACACACCACGCCCGCCGATCCAGTTCCATCAAGGACTGAACACGATCCTCGGCGCAGTCCGAGGCGAGGCCGGGTCAATCGGCAAGTCCACGATGATGCTCATCATCGACTTCGTCTTTGGTGGCAACACCTACGTCGACAGCGATGCCGTCCGGGAACTGCCTGAGCACGCCATCAACTTCACCTTCGAATTTGACGGTGCCTCTTACAACTTCGTGCGACGCCCCCATGAACCCAAAGTTGTGGTCAACATCGATGCCGACGGCAGCGTGCTGAAAACCCTTGAGCTCAAGGAGTTCACAGACTGGTTGGCCGTCCAGTACGGCATGCAGTTGCCGGGCGCGTCGTTCCGACAGATGCTCAGCAGGTTCTTCCGAATCTACGGCAAAAACAACCACAACGAACTCAAACCACTCCAGACCCGTGGTGGTGAGGAATCCCAGAAGGATGCCATCGCGATCCTGATCTCCTTGTTCCAGTACTACAGCTCGATCGAGGACTTCAAGCAGCAACTACAGAGCGCTGAGGACATGATTGCAGCGTTCAAAGCTGCCAGACGCTACGAGTTCATCCCATCGGCAGTTGACGGGTTGACTAAGTACAAGCAGAACGTCGTCGAGATCGCCTCCCTGGAGCAGGAACGTGCGCAACTGGCCGAATCAGATGAAGCGACAGTCGATCCGAGCGAGGTCGAACACGCTAACGCACGCAACGAACTCAACCGCCAACTCGGCGACGTTCGACGCCTCATCAAAGACAGGCACGACGAGCTACACCTGCTCGATTTGAACCTACGCCACGGCGCGTACCCCACCGAGGCCGACCTCAAGAGCCTGCAAGAATTTTTCCCCGAAGCGAACCTGGCCAAGCTTGTCGAGGTCGAGAAGTTCCACACCAAGATCCAGACGATCCTCGCGGAAGAACTCGCCCAAGCCCGCGAGCGCGTCCAACGCGAGGTAACCGAGCTTCAAGAACACCACGACCGCATCCTTTCCCAGATGGATGCGATCCCCACATCCAAAGCGTTCACGCCAGAATTCCTCGACGCCTACACGACCCTGGATCGGCGGATCACCAAGCTTAAAGAGCAGAACGAAGCGTTCGACCAAAACCACAAGCTCCAGACCGCGAAACGAGAAGCCAACACGCGCTACCAAAACCAACTCGAAAGCGTGCTGGCACAAATCGAAATCGCCATAAACACGCAGATGGACGCCATCAACGACGAGGTCACCGGCGGGGAGTACAACGCGCCCCGACTGACGATCAAGGCCTTCAACTCCTACGACTTCGAAACGCCGAAGGACAAAGGCACAGGCACAAACCATCGCAGCATGATCATCTACGACCTCGCCGTGCTGCAGAACACTGTGCTCCCAGCACTGGCACACGACTCGATCGTGTTCGACTCCATGCCCCGCCCAGACCTCAGCAACCTGATCCGCGTCTACGCCGATCAAGTGGAGAAGCAAATCTTCATCGCTGTGGACAAGACCAGCGAATGCACCCCCGAAGCCCAATCCATCCTGCAAGAAACCACCGTCCTGAAACTGGACAACAACGAGAAGGCGCTCTTTGGAGAGAAGTGGAGCCGGAAGGAACGTCCATGAAGATCCAATACAACAAGCTCTGGAAACTCCTCATCGACAAGAACATGAACAAAGTCCAGCTCCGAGACAAGGCGCGCATCAGCAGCAACTCACTAGCCAAACTCGGCAAGAACGAACCAGTACACATGGACGTCCTCATGAAGATAGCGACCGCCCTCGACTGCAGAGTTGAAGACCTTTTCGAGACCCAAACTGACTCAGAGAGATGATACCAATGCTGCCAGAAACTAGGACCAGTTGGACCACGCTTCGACGTAAGGGCTTGATGGAAATGATCGGTCTCCGAATACTGCTCCCGAGTCTAACCGCAAGTCCGCGTGCAAGGAGGCAAGATGTATCTTTCCGCTAAGACGATCAGCGCGGCACTCGATCAGCTCCAAGGGACAGCTTCCCACCTGCTCAAAATCTGGCTTGTATTAAAGCACATGGGTTTGAGCCGAGACACGTCCATATTGATCGATACGCAGAATTCAACTCCCACCCTGCAGAGGCTGTTCTCCTGCGGCAGTCCTGAGGGAAAACTTTTTGTTCCCTTTGCGCACACCGTCCGTTACGCCTTCATGAAAGGCGACGCTTCGCGTTCAATTATTCAAACCACTATTCAGCGATGGAAAACATCGGATTCAGTAGTTTCTGGATCTCCCACTGCATACCTTGATTTCTCCGATGAGGGAAACAAGATTCGAGTATCCCTCGGAAGGATCTACCCCCAAGGTCTGGGACACGGTGGAGACGGGTTCGCCCTAGAAGAGGACGCACGAGTCGCTATCCCTATTGAAGCAATGGCGGTTTGGCTCTTCCGTCAAGATGAGTTGGACCAGTATTTTGGCGATAGTGACCCTAACAAGCTCTCGCAGCAACTCGTCGAAGCCCTCATACGCGAGCTGAACCTTGAGCCCGGCGAGATCGAGGCAGTTTTTGTAAACAAGCCAATCGATATCGAGACCAGCGACGCTCCGCTTAGCGATGCGGAGTTGTTGGCAATCTGCAATTCGGCATTTGAGGCCAAGTTGGAAGTCGAAATCCGCAAAGAAGATCGGCTTGAGTACACAAATAGGATTCAGTCAGTGACAACAATCGATTCAGCACCAGCATGGACCAGGATTTCCCCAAGTGAACAGCTAGCCTCGCTAGTCAAAGCGGGAGAGCGCGCAATTCTTCTGTTTGGACCGCCCCGAACCGGGAAAACCCGTGCCATCGATAAACTTATTCCGCGTAATTCTGAGGATCGTGAGACTATTCAGCTCCATGAGGGGTGGGGTTATGAGAACCTGATCCTAGGACTCGCGCCCGGTGAGAAACCGGGAGAATTCGAATGGACTGAAGGTCCACTCCTTCGCGCGCTTCGAAACGGCAAGAGGCATATCGTTCTAGAAGAGATCAACCGCACTCGAATTAGCCAGGCCTTGGGCGAGTTATTCTCTCTTATCGAGCCAGCGTACCGGGGCGAGACCAACGGCATCACGCTTCCGAATGGTGCGCAAATCTTTATCGATCCAGAAGTGGTTTTCTACTTCACTATGAATAACGTCGACACGAACACGGAGGATGTTGACGACGCACTCATGGGACGTATGGCAAGTGTCTACTTTGGTCCACGCGTTGAAGACCTTGACGCGATACTTAGGCACAGAGCTATTCCTTCAGATACAGCCGCAGCCATTAAGACTGTCTTCACTGCTATTCAAGACAAGTATCCGCTGGGTCATGGCTACTTCGCCGGGCTTCAGCCGAGTGATGACTTCCGGATGTACTACATGTGGAGAATCCGACCGGTCTTGATGAATCATTTCTCTGCCTATGAGCCTGAAGTGGTAGCGCAAATCGACAACCGCGTAGATGAACTCTTCACAGGAACAGCGTGATGCAGACTTGGCATGCCGTCGAGAACGAGATTTCGGCGTTACCCGGCCTAACCCCAGCTGATGTCCCCACTGGCTTGCCAGACAACATTCGCGTTCTCCTTCAAGGTGGAGTTCTGCAGATTCTGGCGTCAAATGTTGCCGGGAATATCCCGCTTCTTAATGGAAATAAGCTTGTCATTTCTCCGAAGCATGCATCGCTCAATCCAGTTTCGATGCTGCTGTATCTTCACGATTCTCAGTCGGCTCGACAGGTGAACGATGCTCCGTTCGGATACTCAAGCGGGTCGCACGATTTCGGCTTGAGTTCGTTGGCAGAGATGTTGTCCCGGGAGCTCTTATCCTTTGCAGCAAAACCAAAGTTATTTCGCCGCAAGCCTACGCTTGAGGCCACGTCATCTGCCGTTGGACAGATAAACTGGCCTGTGACAAACCTCCGAGCGCGGCGAGGAGATGCCGCTCCAATCGTAACGAGACGACACAGGCCGACATTTGATATCCCCGAGAACAGAATTATCAAGTCGGCTGCCAAACGAGTATTGGGACTCTTGTCTAGTGACGCTCCTGGGGCGCGTGTAACTCACGATTGGGCAAACTGGCAGGCATCTACCTTTGCTGGTTATGACGATATCCGCAAGGTCAGCCAGATGATGCGAACGAAGAATGTTGGCGGTTCGCATTCCTACTACAGCAATGCGCTCGGTCTCAGCCTCGTCATCCTCCAAGCATCCGGAATTGACCACGGTGAAAGCTGGGAGTCTGACGGATACTTGTTCAATATGCCTGGACTTTACGAAGACTTTGTGCGAACAAGTCTTATGAGAGCTGCAGAGCCCACTGCTCTAAGCGTTCAAAAGGGTTTTGCCTCCAGTAGCTTTCTGCTTACGAATGGCGAAATCGAGCTAATTCCAGACCTGACTATCTATCGCGGCGGATCTATAGAAGCTGTCCTCGACGTAAAGTATAAGGTACCCGATGCGAAGGATCTGTATCAGATCTATACATACATGCAGTTTGCGCGTCTCAACGAGGCTTATATCATCTCACCTTCCGTTCGAACTGGAGACGTGGTCGAGACGTTCGACGGTCACCGAATCAAATGTCTTGGTTTGGATAGCAGTTCTGCGATAGACGTCGACGCACTTGCTTCGAGGGTTATCGAAGCTCTGCGGTAAAGAGGGGTTGCTGCACGGTGGTTGAAGCCAACACTCGCTCAGCAGTGGCAAGATATTCTGCGCTTACATCAAAACCGATATAGCTCCTCTCGAGCTTCTTCGCTGCAACGGCGGTAGTTCCAGCACCCATGAATGGATCAAGAACCACATCACCAGGGTCCGTTGAGATCGCGATGCAGCGCCCAGGAAGCTGAACCGGGAACTGAGCCCCATGCCCATCTCGGCCAGAAGAGGTTGGCAAGTACCAGAAGTCACTAAGCTTGTCCGACTCAAGCAGCTGTCGCCCACCAAGGTCTGAAGGTAGCTCCAAGTATGCGGACTTGTTGAACTTGGGGGTTCGTTCCCGAGTGAGATGCAGAATGTACTCAACATTTCTGCTGACTCGCGACTGCTGGGGTTCAGGAGTTGTGGCCTGCTTGCACCACGAGATCGTGCTCTTTACGTAGTAGCCGATTTGGGCAGCACGCTGAGCAATCCGTTGCGGGATCAAACACTGCTCACCATCTTTCAGATACGAGTGTCCGGCGGAATACCGCAAGTACTCGTGATCTTTCCACGATCGTCCATCCTTGCCTTGCATCGCATGCAGTGTCTCAACTGCACTACCACGGATTTGAGTGCGAGTGTTGTACGAATCCATGATGTTCCACCACACGGAGCCATCTGCAGCAATTTTCGGAAGCAATGCATGCAAGACCTCGACCGAATGGCGAATAAACCCTTCAGGTGTCTGCTCGAGACCAAACGAGCAGTACTCGCCATCCGCCCAAAGGCGCTCACCAGGCTCGTCATAGACCCGCATAGCCCAGTACGGCGTTGAGGTGACAACAGTATTCACCGAACCATCTTTCAGTCTTCCAATCAGCTGGAGAGCGTCTCCGACAACGAAGGAGTCCTTTTGAATGACCTCTTGACTCTCGGCAACGAGCACGGCTCCGGTGACGGCTCGACGGAGATATTCAAGAACTTTGCTGCGAGGAACGAACGTCTCGGAGAATGCATCTTGATCTAGAAGTTGCCGAACGTCGGCCTCGGACAAGATTGACTTCCTGCCAAGGACACGCCTAATGAAGCTGTGAGCCATGCCCACAACGGGGGCAACAAGCTCAATGGGGAACACTAAGTCGGTAGTACTGCTGTCGGGGGAGGCGACCGCCGTTTGAGGCTTGATGGTATATGCCTGCTTCATCTCACTCATTACGCCCGTCGCCGGTTCCTTCCTCATAACAGTCTTCAAAAGCCAGAATGTCGTTGGGTGAACAATCCAACGCTTTACAAATCCGCCCAAGTGTCGCGGTGGTAACCGTCTGATTTCGACCCAGCTTCGTGATGGTTGATGAGCTCAGACCGGCAAGGTCTCTGAGCTCGCCCTTCCGAATTCCTCTGTCGATAAGCAACTTCCAGAGGTTTCTATAGTCCTCGCGAGGCGCGTTCGATGTGTCAACCATGAGACCAGAATACCATATCGCATGATTATTCGTGCGATACAGTCAGCTTTGATCAAGGTGTACATTTGGGCATCGCATGACGCCCTACCGATATTTTTTACACCCTCGGGTGCTGCGGTGACTCGGAAGCCCGGATCAGATCTGCCCGAAGACCCTCAGCGGTCACTTTGCGTCCTTTCAAAACGCGAGAAACCCCTCGAGCTGCGTCTCTGCGTAGGCACAACGTCTAGCTCAAGGGCCCCAACTAGCTAAAAGCTTTGTAGTTGACTAGGAGTGCAGATGGTCGTCGGACCACCTGCAAGAACGAATAGCAAGCGGTATCGCCTACAGGTAGAGGTGCTACCCACATCATTTGTCAAGACCCCGCGTCTATTCTTGCGCGCGAAATCCCGACTGGTTCACCTCTCTCCGGACGCCAGCCGGGTAGCGACGTGCCAGATACTCAGCGGTTCAGCAGGCTAATCTCCAAACGTCCGCGGCAGCCGGAAATCCCAGTTCATAGCCGGTATCGAAGCTGTTCGATGGCCTGCTCCGCACTGGGGTCTTGTATCCAACGTGACCAGTTGTGCGATCCGTGTTGCGGCAGCGGTGGCATGTTTGTACAGTCGGCAAAGTTCGTTGATGCTCACGGTGGCAATCGAAACCAACTATCGATCTATGGGCAAGAATTTACTAACACGACGTGGAAGCTAGCGAAAATGAACCTCGCGCTGCGGGGTATTGATGCTGATTTAGGTGCTAAATCTGCAAATTCGTTTACCGAGGATCTTCATCCGGATCTACGGGCGGATTACATCATCGCGAACCCGCCCTTCAATATCTCCGATTACTGGGATGAATCCCTCGCTGATGATCCTCGTTGGGTGTATGCAACTCCACGAGCCGGTAATGCTAACTACGCTTGGATCCAGCACTTCCTTTATCATTTGGCCCCGAAGGGGACGGCTGGCTTTGTCATGGCGAATGGTGCTTTATCGTCGTCAGATGGCACCGACCCCGATATTCGAAAGAAGCTTGTGGAAGCCGATCTGGTGGACTGCATTGTCGCTTTGCCGGACAAGCTTTTCCTTAATACGGGTATCCCAGCATCTTTGTGGTTTCTATCGAAGAATCGGCATGGCAACGGGCATCGGGCACGCAGCGGTGAAGTGCTCTTTATTGATGCTCGCCAGCTTGGCCGCATGGTGACCCGCGCCCGCCGTGAACTCACAGAAGACGATATAGCCAAGATCGCAGGCACATATAACATGTGGCGTTCAGTATCGAATTTCGAAAAATACAGCGACGAACCAGGATTCTGCAAAACAGCTTCAACGAACGAAATCGCAGAGAACAATTACGTTCTTACACCAGGCCGCTACGTCGACATTGCTGTAGCAGAGACGGACGGTGAGCCCATCGATGAGAAAATTGAGCGTCTCACGAATGAGCTGTTTGCTCAGTTTGAAGCGGGTAGAGCGTTGGAAAAAGAGATCAAAAATCGCCTGGAGGGAATATTTGAATGACTGAAATGTTCCTATCTGATTTTATCAATTTCAATCCTACGGTTAGGCTTTCAAAAGGTACCGTCGCCTCTTTTGTGCCGATGGGGTCGGTGATTCCATGGCATCGAGATGTCGTCGCTGCGGAATCGAAACCGTACACCGGTGGAACAAAGTTTCTCGATGGTGACGTTTTGTTAGCGCGTATCACTCCATCTCTGGAAAATGGCAAAACATCGATTTATCGTGCAGCGGAATCTGCCCGAAGTGAGCCTGCATTTGGATCGACTGAATTCATTGTAGCTAGAGGAATTGAAGGCGTCTCTGATACTGAATACATCTATTATCTCTTGCGCACTGACCAGATTCGATCAGTTGCGATTGCCAGCATGACTGGTAGTTCGGGGAGGCAACGCGTACAACTCGATAGGCTGGAATCCACGCTTTGGGATCTACCTGACCTCGCCGAACAACAACAAATCGCCGCGACTTTGGGTGCGCTCGACGACAAAATCGAGTCAAATCATCGAGCTGCGAAAAAGTTAAACCAACTTGCAGATGCAATTGCAGACAAAATGCTAGCGAGTGAGCCAACTAGGAGTGTTCCTCTTTCAGTTCTCGCCCATTTCAATACGAGAAGTTTACGGAAAGGGCAGTTCGACAAGATTGAGTACGTCGATATCAAGCAAACTGCGCACGGTTTCGTAAAAGGCACCACCATTTTTGACTTACCAGATGCGCCTAGCAGAGCTCGGCGGCTCGTTCAAGATGGCGATGTTATTTATTCAACTGTTCGACCCAATAGACACGTTTTTGCTCCGCTCTACAATCCGCCGAAGAATCTTGTTGTCTCAACTGGATTCGCAGTAGCAAGCCCAACTGCTCTCACTGGAAGCTCATTCCTCACATACGTTTTTAGTGATTCAACATTTGCCAAGTATCTCGCTTCAGCAGCTGGTGGAAGCGCCTACCCAGCTGTCGATGTTGGCGTCATTGAGGGCTACGAAGCCGAGATTCCTCAGAATGTTTCGGCTTTAAGAGAATACGAAGAATCAACTATTGCGATGCGTCGATATGCCTATGAATTCAGAGAAGAGAGCCGAAGGCTAGCTTCTCTTCGTGACGTACTTCTTCCCGAGTTGATGTCAGGTCGGATTCGCGTATCGGAGATGCAAGATGTTGTTTCAGATGTAATCGCCCCGGATGTGTCACACGTTGCAATGGAGACCCCCTCTAGAGAGAGGGAATGATGAGCGACTTAGATGAAACGAAGAAATTGATCGAATACTCTTCCGCGCAGTTAATTATCTTCACCGCAGATAGATCCACAGGCATCGAAGTGCGCTACTAAGACGTCACAATCTGGCTCAGCCAAAAACTCATGGCACAGTTATTTAGTGTTAATGCGCGAACTGTCAACGAACATCTCGCCAATATTTTCTCAAGTGGAGAATGAAAGCCTGAAGCAATTATCCGGGATTTCCGGATAGTCCGATCCGAGGGCTCGCGCACAGTCACCCGCACAGTGAAACATCACAACCTGGATGCCATTATTTCCGTGGGATACCGGGTCAATTCGGTGCGCACCACCCAGTTTCGTCAATGGGCCACTGGAGCGCTATGAGACTTCACGCTACGCGGCTACGTGATTGACCAACACCGTGCAAAACAAAGTCTACTTTGCGGTGCACGGGCGTACTGCCGCCGAACTAATCAAACATCGTGCTTCTGCTGACAAGCCTCATGTGGGGATCACCTCATGGAAAAATAGTCCGGACTGAAGAATACTGCGCTCAGACGTGACAGTCGGCAAAAACTACCTGACACAGAACGAGCTAGAAGACCTCGGAAGACTAGTCGCGGCGTACCTGAACCTCGCGGAATTACGCGCGAAACGGGACATCCCCACAACAATGGAGGAATGGACGCAATTCCTTGACCAAGTACTAACGTTAGATGCCCGGGAACTACTCACCAATGCCGGAATAATTTCGAAACAAATGGCCGATAGATTCGCACTCGAAGAATACGAAAAGTTCCGCGTAACACAAGATGCCCACTACGTGTCCGACTTTGACGCATTTGTTGAAGCCGGTCAGAAAACCATTAAACGTGGTCACGGCTAACTTCAAAACTAGTGCAACCACCCCTAGAATCCACCACCTACGAAGTTGCGCGAAAGGCGGAGCTTTACGACTACAATGAAAGAATAAACGTCAGGTTTGACGCATTCATCTTCGTTAGTGAACACGCTGTAGAGGGGCAAGAAAATGAATCGCTTCGACGAATCCGTGGTAGAACAGGCAGCGTTGCAGTGGCTTGGTGAAAGCGGATAC from Gleimia hominis harbors:
- a CDS encoding ABC-three component system protein, with translation MAKLLFNDVMKAVYPHLRGTRNTADFMRNMIERLCAVPEEHWFTPRGRTPDQDYKDESLRKFYSRGITKKLARAMLANPTRDNFVASLNYVDDIETQSVEEVKAALARSIQPFTGEDVDELNVGDVLFDLIQQALEFVVNPELENDRKLQRATAVSDAVKGKLGSRLLEECKYTCSRTGCGKHLQPVTDDGATAPLYAIGRIEGEARTYENLVALCPDCFHAYTLNHKKSDAKDLGRNKKAQVDAAQARKTLTTVDIERGISKVVEKLGNANPKEFEPLNFDPVAVKDKIDQSVDVFVYDEVFMHVTRYFRFIEKELQEQARLKTFDDGLLRAEIRASYTKLADKGYAKQRIHEALTIRLSQITKQDARYCAYVTSYFVQSCEVFDAAS
- a CDS encoding ABC-three component system middle component 7; amino-acid sequence: MLLPNKLFAYQDTVLPLLPTILRLLDTPKTPNELAVALAPVTTDPIRLIDALDCLYALGKVTLSEEGALERC
- a CDS encoding DUF2326 domain-containing protein; this translates as MLKQISCDLFKEGDTPRPPIQFHQGLNTILGAVRGEAGSIGKSTMMLIIDFVFGGNTYVDSDAVRELPEHAINFTFEFDGASYNFVRRPHEPKVVVNIDADGSVLKTLELKEFTDWLAVQYGMQLPGASFRQMLSRFFRIYGKNNHNELKPLQTRGGEESQKDAIAILISLFQYYSSIEDFKQQLQSAEDMIAAFKAARRYEFIPSAVDGLTKYKQNVVEIASLEQERAQLAESDEATVDPSEVEHANARNELNRQLGDVRRLIKDRHDELHLLDLNLRHGAYPTEADLKSLQEFFPEANLAKLVEVEKFHTKIQTILAEELAQARERVQREVTELQEHHDRILSQMDAIPTSKAFTPEFLDAYTTLDRRITKLKEQNEAFDQNHKLQTAKREANTRYQNQLESVLAQIEIAINTQMDAINDEVTGGEYNAPRLTIKAFNSYDFETPKDKGTGTNHRSMIIYDLAVLQNTVLPALAHDSIVFDSMPRPDLSNLIRVYADQVEKQIFIAVDKTSECTPEAQSILQETTVLKLDNNEKALFGEKWSRKERP
- a CDS encoding helix-turn-helix domain-containing protein, coding for MKIQYNKLWKLLIDKNMNKVQLRDKARISSNSLAKLGKNEPVHMDVLMKIATALDCRVEDLFETQTDSER
- a CDS encoding AAA family ATPase; its protein translation is MYLSAKTISAALDQLQGTASHLLKIWLVLKHMGLSRDTSILIDTQNSTPTLQRLFSCGSPEGKLFVPFAHTVRYAFMKGDASRSIIQTTIQRWKTSDSVVSGSPTAYLDFSDEGNKIRVSLGRIYPQGLGHGGDGFALEEDARVAIPIEAMAVWLFRQDELDQYFGDSDPNKLSQQLVEALIRELNLEPGEIEAVFVNKPIDIETSDAPLSDAELLAICNSAFEAKLEVEIRKEDRLEYTNRIQSVTTIDSAPAWTRISPSEQLASLVKAGERAILLFGPPRTGKTRAIDKLIPRNSEDRETIQLHEGWGYENLILGLAPGEKPGEFEWTEGPLLRALRNGKRHIVLEEINRTRISQALGELFSLIEPAYRGETNGITLPNGAQIFIDPEVVFYFTMNNVDTNTEDVDDALMGRMASVYFGPRVEDLDAILRHRAIPSDTAAAIKTVFTAIQDKYPLGHGYFAGLQPSDDFRMYYMWRIRPVLMNHFSAYEPEVVAQIDNRVDELFTGTA
- a CDS encoding 5-methylcytosine restriction system specificity protein McrC, which encodes MQTWHAVENEISALPGLTPADVPTGLPDNIRVLLQGGVLQILASNVAGNIPLLNGNKLVISPKHASLNPVSMLLYLHDSQSARQVNDAPFGYSSGSHDFGLSSLAEMLSRELLSFAAKPKLFRRKPTLEATSSAVGQINWPVTNLRARRGDAAPIVTRRHRPTFDIPENRIIKSAAKRVLGLLSSDAPGARVTHDWANWQASTFAGYDDIRKVSQMMRTKNVGGSHSYYSNALGLSLVILQASGIDHGESWESDGYLFNMPGLYEDFVRTSLMRAAEPTALSVQKGFASSSFLLTNGEIELIPDLTIYRGGSIEAVLDVKYKVPDAKDLYQIYTYMQFARLNEAYIISPSVRTGDVVETFDGHRIKCLGLDSSSAIDVDALASRVIEALR
- a CDS encoding DNA-methyltransferase; the protein is MSEMKQAYTIKPQTAVASPDSSTTDLVFPIELVAPVVGMAHSFIRRVLGRKSILSEADVRQLLDQDAFSETFVPRSKVLEYLRRAVTGAVLVAESQEVIQKDSFVVGDALQLIGRLKDGSVNTVVTSTPYWAMRVYDEPGERLWADGEYCSFGLEQTPEGFIRHSVEVLHALLPKIAADGSVWWNIMDSYNTRTQIRGSAVETLHAMQGKDGRSWKDHEYLRYSAGHSYLKDGEQCLIPQRIAQRAAQIGYYVKSTISWCKQATTPEPQQSRVSRNVEYILHLTRERTPKFNKSAYLELPSDLGGRQLLESDKLSDFWYLPTSSGRDGHGAQFPVQLPGRCIAISTDPGDVVLDPFMGAGTTAVAAKKLERSYIGFDVSAEYLATAERVLASTTVQQPLFTAELR
- a CDS encoding helix-turn-helix domain-containing protein — its product is MVDTSNAPREDYRNLWKLLIDRGIRKGELRDLAGLSSSTITKLGRNQTVTTATLGRICKALDCSPNDILAFEDCYEEGTGDGRNE
- a CDS encoding N-6 DNA methylase, which codes for MACSALGSCIQRDQLCDPCCGSGGMFVQSAKFVDAHGGNRNQLSIYGQEFTNTTWKLAKMNLALRGIDADLGAKSANSFTEDLHPDLRADYIIANPPFNISDYWDESLADDPRWVYATPRAGNANYAWIQHFLYHLAPKGTAGFVMANGALSSSDGTDPDIRKKLVEADLVDCIVALPDKLFLNTGIPASLWFLSKNRHGNGHRARSGEVLFIDARQLGRMVTRARRELTEDDIAKIAGTYNMWRSVSNFEKYSDEPGFCKTASTNEIAENNYVLTPGRYVDIAVAETDGEPIDEKIERLTNELFAQFEAGRALEKEIKNRLEGIFE
- a CDS encoding restriction endonuclease subunit S, with the protein product MTEMFLSDFINFNPTVRLSKGTVASFVPMGSVIPWHRDVVAAESKPYTGGTKFLDGDVLLARITPSLENGKTSIYRAAESARSEPAFGSTEFIVARGIEGVSDTEYIYYLLRTDQIRSVAIASMTGSSGRQRVQLDRLESTLWDLPDLAEQQQIAATLGALDDKIESNHRAAKKLNQLADAIADKMLASEPTRSVPLSVLAHFNTRSLRKGQFDKIEYVDIKQTAHGFVKGTTIFDLPDAPSRARRLVQDGDVIYSTVRPNRHVFAPLYNPPKNLVVSTGFAVASPTALTGSSFLTYVFSDSTFAKYLASAAGGSAYPAVDVGVIEGYEAEIPQNVSALREYEESTIAMRRYAYEFREESRRLASLRDVLLPELMSGRIRVSEMQDVVSDVIAPDVSHVAMETPSRERE
- the rhuM gene encoding RhuM family protein, producing MKHHNLDAIISVGYRVNSVRTTQFRQWATGAL